The following are from one region of the Microbacterium sp. cx-55 genome:
- the purN gene encoding phosphoribosylglycinamide formyltransferase has protein sequence MLTVAVLISGAGSNLRALLEAAAAADFPARVIVVGADREADGLAHAEAFGIPSFVVPWPGAAEREAWGAELASQLEVWNPDLVVLSGLMRLLPGAVVERWSPRMINTHPAYLPEFPGAHAVRDAMVAGVAETGASVIVVDDGVDTGPILAQERVAVLPGDDEHALHERIKPVERRLLVDVVRRIAVGDLDLAASVL, from the coding sequence GTGCTCACCGTCGCCGTCCTCATCTCCGGCGCCGGCTCGAACCTTCGGGCGCTTCTGGAAGCCGCGGCCGCGGCCGACTTCCCCGCGCGGGTGATCGTCGTCGGCGCCGACCGTGAAGCCGATGGTCTGGCGCACGCGGAGGCCTTCGGCATCCCGAGCTTCGTCGTTCCGTGGCCCGGCGCCGCCGAACGCGAGGCGTGGGGGGCGGAGCTCGCCAGCCAGCTCGAGGTGTGGAATCCGGATCTCGTCGTGCTCTCGGGGCTCATGCGCCTGCTGCCCGGGGCGGTCGTCGAACGCTGGTCTCCGCGCATGATCAACACGCACCCGGCGTACCTTCCGGAGTTTCCCGGTGCCCACGCTGTCCGCGACGCGATGGTCGCGGGCGTGGCCGAAACCGGCGCGAGCGTCATCGTGGTCGACGACGGCGTCGACACCGGTCCGATCCTCGCCCAGGAGCGCGTCGCCGTGCTGCCGGGCGACGACGAGCACGCGCTCCACGAGCGCATCAAGCCCGTCGAACGGCGTCTGCTGGTCGACGTCGTGCGCCGGATCGCCGTCGGCGACCTCGACCTCGCCGCATCCGTTCTCTGA
- the sucC gene encoding ADP-forming succinate--CoA ligase subunit beta, protein MDLYEYQARDLFEKYEVPVLAGIVADTPEEVKAAAEKLGGVVVVKAQVKVGGRGKAGGVKVAKTPDEAYEAAKAILGLDIKGHIVKRVMVAAGARIAREFYFSVLLDRANRSYLSLASVEGGMEIEELAVERPEALARIEIDPIEGITPEKALEIAKAGNFEAGLAEKVADVFVKLYAVYKGEDATLVEVNPLVETEEGDIVALDGKVSLDENADFRHPGHAELEDADAADPLEAKAKANDLNYVKLDGQVGIIGNGAGLVMSTLDVVAYAGEKHGGVKPANFLDIGGGASATIMAAGLDVILGDSQVKSVFVNVFGGITSCVAVAEGIVKALEILGDAASKPLVVRLDGNQVDEGRAILAAANNPLVTLAASMDEGADKAAELANA, encoded by the coding sequence GTGGATCTGTACGAGTACCAGGCACGTGACCTATTCGAGAAGTACGAGGTGCCGGTTCTCGCGGGCATCGTCGCCGACACCCCCGAGGAGGTGAAGGCAGCAGCCGAGAAGCTCGGCGGCGTCGTGGTCGTCAAGGCTCAGGTCAAGGTCGGCGGTCGCGGCAAGGCCGGCGGCGTCAAGGTCGCGAAGACCCCCGACGAGGCGTACGAGGCCGCGAAGGCGATCCTCGGACTCGACATCAAGGGCCACATCGTCAAGCGCGTGATGGTGGCCGCCGGTGCGCGCATCGCCCGCGAGTTCTACTTCTCGGTGCTGCTCGACCGCGCGAACCGCTCCTACCTGTCGCTCGCCAGCGTCGAAGGCGGCATGGAGATCGAGGAGCTCGCAGTCGAGCGTCCCGAAGCGCTCGCCCGCATCGAGATCGACCCGATCGAGGGCATCACCCCCGAGAAGGCGCTCGAAATCGCGAAGGCCGGCAACTTCGAAGCGGGTCTCGCCGAGAAGGTCGCCGACGTCTTCGTGAAGCTCTACGCCGTATACAAGGGCGAAGATGCCACGCTCGTCGAGGTCAACCCCCTCGTCGAGACCGAAGAGGGAGACATCGTCGCGCTCGACGGCAAGGTCTCGCTCGATGAGAACGCAGACTTCCGCCACCCGGGCCACGCTGAGCTCGAAGACGCGGATGCGGCCGACCCGCTCGAGGCGAAGGCCAAGGCCAACGACCTCAACTACGTCAAGCTCGACGGTCAGGTCGGCATCATCGGCAACGGCGCCGGGCTCGTCATGTCGACGCTCGACGTCGTCGCCTACGCGGGGGAGAAGCACGGCGGCGTGAAGCCCGCCAACTTCCTCGACATCGGTGGCGGCGCCTCGGCGACCATCATGGCCGCCGGTCTCGACGTCATCCTCGGTGACTCCCAGGTCAAGAGCGTCTTCGTCAACGTCTTCGGCGGAATCACGAGCTGCGTCGCGGTTGCCGAGGGCATCGTGAAGGCCCTCGAGATCCTCGGCGACGCGGCCAGCAAGCCGCTCGTCGTGCGCCTCGACGGCAACCAGGTCGACGAGGGTCGCGCGATCCTCGCCGCCGCCAACAACCCGCTCGTGACCCTCGCCGCCAGTATGGACGAGGGCGCCGACAAGGCCGCCGAGCTGGCGAACGCCTGA
- a CDS encoding AI-2E family transporter, which produces MGLFRRSAREVQLTSRDVELTATRAPWSLWADSFGSLAIRAVQIIVVVGLAAAIFFAIHSVTVVTIPLVIALIFASAFAPAMGWIRRHGVPSLLATVVTLLVIVVLLGGVSWLIVWAVRDQWDDLYSQAEAGVQELLAWVNTLPFAPTSDQIDDWLSTAGDFVTSSQFGSGALAGVSVVANFVTGLVLMVVILFFFLKDGPWMWEFLLRPFRGRQYDRGRRIGDKTVSVLGAYVRGTATVALVDAIGILIGLLILQVPLAIPLAVLVFLLAFIPIVGATLAGILAALVALVANGWVNALFVVGVVVLVNQLEGNFLQPFLMGRSMKLHAFVILVALTVGTVLGGLVGAVLAVPITATVWGIIQVWDGPNTPPRWARSKPRESAID; this is translated from the coding sequence ATGGGATTGTTCCGCCGCTCCGCCCGAGAAGTCCAGCTCACCTCCCGCGACGTCGAGTTGACGGCCACCCGCGCACCCTGGAGCCTGTGGGCCGACTCGTTCGGCTCGCTCGCCATCCGGGCCGTGCAGATCATCGTCGTGGTGGGGCTGGCTGCGGCGATATTCTTCGCCATCCACTCGGTCACCGTCGTGACGATCCCGCTCGTGATCGCGCTGATCTTCGCGTCCGCGTTCGCGCCGGCCATGGGATGGATACGGCGGCACGGCGTGCCCTCCCTTCTCGCCACGGTCGTCACCCTGCTCGTGATCGTGGTGCTGCTGGGCGGCGTCAGCTGGCTCATCGTCTGGGCGGTCCGCGACCAGTGGGACGACCTCTACTCGCAGGCCGAGGCTGGCGTGCAGGAGCTGCTCGCCTGGGTGAACACGCTTCCCTTCGCGCCGACCTCCGACCAGATCGATGACTGGCTGAGCACGGCGGGCGACTTCGTCACCAGCTCGCAGTTCGGATCGGGAGCGCTCGCCGGCGTCAGCGTCGTTGCGAACTTCGTCACCGGACTCGTGTTGATGGTCGTCATCCTGTTCTTCTTCCTGAAAGACGGACCCTGGATGTGGGAGTTCCTCCTCCGCCCCTTCCGCGGCCGCCAGTACGACCGCGGTCGTCGCATCGGCGACAAGACGGTCTCGGTCCTCGGAGCCTATGTACGCGGCACGGCGACCGTCGCCCTCGTCGACGCGATCGGCATCCTGATCGGTCTGCTCATCCTGCAGGTGCCGCTCGCCATCCCCCTCGCGGTTCTCGTCTTCCTTCTCGCCTTCATCCCGATCGTCGGTGCCACTCTCGCGGGCATTCTGGCCGCCCTCGTCGCGCTCGTCGCCAACGGGTGGGTCAACGCGCTGTTCGTGGTCGGTGTCGTGGTGCTCGTCAACCAGCTCGAGGGCAACTTCTTGCAGCCGTTCCTGATGGGGCGTTCGATGAAGTTGCACGCCTTCGTCATCCTGGTCGCCCTGACCGTCGGCACCGTGCTCGGCGGTCTCGTCGGTGCGGTGCTCGCCGTGCCGATCACCGCGACCGTCTGGGGCATCATCCAGGTGTGGGACGGCCCGAACACCCCGCCGCGGTGGGCGCGTTCGAAGCCTCGCGAATCCGCCATCGACTGA
- a CDS encoding cell division protein PerM encodes MHRLLVSLLSALDALVAAVVGVAVAVAPLMVLWFVVFGAPDLGAIWQTSAAIWHLGHAVPLAITLPAEYLAQAGIDPSLASFVLSLAPLGFAAFTFLFAARSGARAARAGAWLTGVATGTIVFTAFAVGVALTSAAEVVSVSLWQAVLFPSAFYASGLLAGAVRVAWTDGDEGIVDSIRLRLDRAGHAWPEVPGLIARGTALVVTALLGAGALLLAIALVVRAPQIVALSQSANLDGFGAVVVALGQMLYLPTLVLWAVAFLAGPGVGLGAGAVVAPGGTQLGILPGIPVLGVLPESSSPWLLALALLPVAAGAAAGWAVRSRLSPRGSSADAETTGILVALTGAIALFSALAAALLAVLATGSLGPGRLAGIGPDAAAVAIAIGVEVGLGAGILLLAPRRGAGAGRDTAFAPDGDRSRR; translated from the coding sequence ATGCACCGCCTTCTCGTCTCCCTGCTCTCCGCGCTCGACGCTCTCGTCGCCGCGGTCGTCGGCGTCGCTGTCGCGGTCGCCCCGCTGATGGTGCTCTGGTTCGTCGTCTTCGGGGCTCCCGATCTCGGGGCAATCTGGCAGACGTCGGCGGCCATCTGGCACCTCGGTCACGCCGTCCCGCTCGCGATCACGCTGCCCGCGGAGTACCTGGCGCAGGCCGGCATTGATCCGTCGCTCGCGTCGTTCGTGCTGTCGCTCGCGCCCCTCGGGTTCGCCGCCTTCACGTTCCTGTTCGCCGCGCGCTCCGGCGCCCGAGCAGCTCGGGCCGGCGCGTGGCTGACCGGTGTCGCGACCGGGACCATCGTCTTCACCGCCTTCGCCGTCGGTGTCGCGCTGACCTCCGCCGCGGAGGTCGTGAGCGTGTCGCTGTGGCAGGCCGTGCTCTTCCCCTCGGCGTTCTACGCGTCGGGACTTCTCGCGGGCGCCGTCCGGGTGGCCTGGACCGATGGCGACGAGGGGATCGTGGACAGCATCCGGCTCCGCCTCGACCGGGCGGGCCACGCGTGGCCCGAGGTGCCGGGACTCATCGCCCGGGGTACGGCGCTCGTCGTCACGGCCCTGCTCGGCGCCGGCGCCCTGCTGCTCGCGATCGCGCTCGTCGTGCGTGCCCCGCAGATCGTCGCGCTCTCGCAGTCGGCCAACCTCGACGGCTTCGGCGCCGTCGTGGTCGCTCTCGGGCAGATGCTGTATCTGCCGACGCTCGTGCTCTGGGCGGTCGCGTTCCTCGCCGGTCCCGGTGTCGGGCTCGGAGCGGGGGCGGTGGTGGCCCCCGGCGGCACACAGCTCGGCATCCTGCCCGGCATCCCGGTGCTCGGCGTCCTGCCCGAGTCCTCCTCGCCCTGGCTGCTCGCCCTCGCGCTCCTCCCGGTGGCGGCGGGAGCCGCGGCGGGCTGGGCGGTGCGTTCGCGGCTGTCGCCGCGCGGAAGCTCCGCGGATGCGGAAACCACCGGCATCCTGGTGGCGCTGACCGGGGCGATCGCGCTGTTCTCCGCCCTCGCGGCGGCGCTGCTCGCCGTGCTCGCCACCGGTTCGCTCGGACCGGGCCGCCTCGCCGGCATCGGACCGGATGCGGCCGCGGTCGCGATCGCGATCGGCGTCGAGGTGGGCCTCGGCGCCGGCATCCTGCTGCTCGCCCCGCGCCGCGGCGCAGGCGCGGGACGCGATACCGCGTTCGCCCCGGACGGCGACCGGTCGCGCCGCTAG
- a CDS encoding TetR/AcrR family transcriptional regulator, with protein MSEPSSPSAARNDVVAAALDLFARQGFEATSVDQIAQAAGISRSTFFRQFGGKDDVVFADHEELLERLRTYLSGEHADPWEAVCEASLQVFRHFAADPELARRRYTVVRGVPALRDREIVTVFRYERLFDEYLRRSLPGLDPLDAVGFAALVTAVHNHVLRQLLRGPKKVPVTVLRRALDEALDRFGVGTSPRTGEDEVVVAVFPRRMPPAELARRLQREL; from the coding sequence ATGAGCGAGCCATCGTCCCCGTCCGCCGCGCGCAACGACGTCGTCGCCGCAGCGCTCGATCTGTTCGCCCGGCAGGGTTTCGAGGCGACGTCGGTCGATCAGATCGCCCAGGCGGCCGGCATCTCCCGGTCAACGTTCTTCCGCCAGTTCGGCGGCAAGGATGACGTCGTCTTCGCCGACCACGAGGAGCTCCTCGAGCGCCTCCGCACCTACCTGTCGGGTGAGCACGCCGACCCCTGGGAGGCCGTCTGCGAGGCCTCGCTGCAGGTCTTCCGTCATTTCGCCGCGGATCCGGAGCTCGCGCGGCGGCGATACACGGTCGTGCGGGGCGTGCCCGCCCTCCGCGACCGCGAGATCGTCACGGTCTTCCGCTACGAGCGGCTTTTCGACGAGTACCTCCGCCGGTCCTTGCCCGGACTCGACCCGCTCGACGCTGTGGGGTTCGCTGCGCTCGTGACGGCGGTCCACAACCACGTCCTGCGCCAGCTGCTCCGCGGGCCGAAGAAGGTGCCGGTGACCGTGCTCCGGCGCGCGCTCGATGAGGCACTCGACCGGTTCGGCGTGGGCACCTCCCCTCGCACGGGCGAGGACGAGGTCGTCGTGGCCGTGTTCCCGCGGCGGATGCCGCCCGCCGAGCTCGCCCGACGGCTGCAGCGCGAGCTCTGA
- the sucD gene encoding succinate--CoA ligase subunit alpha: MSIYLNKDSKVIVQGITGGEGTKHTALMLKAGTQVVGGVNARKAGTTVSHTGADGAAVELPVYASVAEAIEKTGADVSIAFVPPAFTKDAMIEAIDAEIPLLVVITEGVPVGDSAEAWAYAQSKGNTTRIIGPNCPGIITPGEALVGITPANITGKGPIGLVSKSGTLTYQMMFELRDLGFSTAIGIGGDPIIGTTHIDALAAFEADPETKAIVMIGEIGGDAEERAADFIKAHVTKPVVGYVAGFTAPEGKTMGHAGAIVSGSAGTAQAKKEALEAAGVKVGKTPSETAALMREIIQGL, translated from the coding sequence ATGTCGATCTACCTGAACAAGGATTCCAAGGTCATCGTCCAGGGCATCACCGGCGGCGAGGGCACCAAGCACACCGCGCTGATGCTGAAGGCGGGCACGCAGGTCGTGGGTGGCGTCAACGCCCGCAAGGCCGGCACGACCGTCTCGCACACGGGCGCAGACGGCGCCGCCGTCGAGCTGCCGGTGTACGCATCCGTGGCCGAAGCCATCGAGAAGACCGGCGCCGACGTGTCGATCGCGTTCGTGCCCCCCGCCTTCACGAAGGACGCGATGATCGAGGCCATCGATGCCGAGATCCCGTTGCTGGTCGTCATCACCGAGGGTGTGCCGGTGGGCGACAGCGCCGAAGCCTGGGCCTACGCGCAGTCCAAGGGCAACACGACCCGCATCATCGGCCCCAACTGCCCCGGCATCATCACGCCGGGCGAAGCGCTCGTCGGCATCACCCCGGCGAACATCACGGGCAAGGGCCCGATCGGACTCGTCTCCAAGTCGGGCACGCTGACCTACCAGATGATGTTCGAGCTGCGCGACCTCGGGTTCTCGACCGCCATCGGCATCGGCGGCGACCCGATCATCGGCACGACGCACATCGACGCGCTCGCCGCGTTCGAAGCCGACCCCGAGACGAAGGCCATCGTCATGATCGGCGAGATCGGCGGCGACGCCGAAGAGCGCGCGGCCGACTTCATCAAGGCCCACGTGACCAAGCCGGTCGTCGGTTACGTCGCCGGCTTCACCGCGCCCGAGGGTAAGACCATGGGGCACGCGGGCGCTATCGTGTCCGGCTCCGCCGGCACGGCGCAGGCGAAGAAGGAGGCCCTCGAGGCCGCCGGAGTCAAGGTCGGCAAGACGCCGTCCGAGACCGCCGCGCTGATGCGCGAGATCATCCAGGGGCTCTAA
- a CDS encoding acyl-CoA dehydrogenase family protein, giving the protein MSTPTTDGTFPGERVTDYDILGRRDTDYYAVFADIPAADRAVWDRAKAFVDEVGDRMTHAWDAAEYPVDLTARLGELDLYNDGIEHPRLTHFSPLAAGLVNMEISRGDGSLGTIVAVQGGLALRTLALFGSPAQQDRWLEPLARGEVLGAFALTEPDHGSDSVSLESVARRDGEEWVLSGTKKWIGNGASGGITFVWARVDDPDAAEHGAVRCFLVEQTTPGYTGTVITGKGSLRGIHQAHIVFDEVRLPAEAVLPGAHTFKDASIVLYSTRSGVAWSALGHATACYEAALSYAQQRVQFGKPLAKFQMVQERLTQMLDELTAMQLYCRRLADLEASGDLRPTQASLAKYHNTRAARRIASTARDLLGGNGILLENGVMQHLADIEAIHTYEGTESVQALLLGRDITGVSAFV; this is encoded by the coding sequence ATGAGCACCCCGACGACCGACGGCACCTTCCCGGGCGAACGAGTGACGGATTACGACATCCTCGGCCGCCGCGATACCGACTACTACGCGGTGTTCGCCGACATCCCCGCCGCGGATCGCGCCGTCTGGGACCGCGCGAAGGCGTTCGTCGACGAGGTCGGCGACCGCATGACGCACGCGTGGGATGCGGCCGAGTACCCGGTCGATCTCACCGCCCGCCTCGGCGAGCTCGACCTGTACAACGACGGCATCGAGCACCCTCGTCTGACGCACTTCTCCCCCCTGGCTGCGGGCCTGGTCAACATGGAGATCTCGCGCGGCGACGGCTCGCTCGGCACGATCGTGGCCGTGCAGGGCGGGCTGGCCCTGCGTACCCTCGCGCTGTTCGGCAGCCCCGCGCAGCAGGACCGCTGGCTCGAACCGCTCGCTCGCGGCGAGGTGCTCGGCGCCTTCGCTCTCACCGAACCCGACCACGGTTCCGATTCGGTCTCGCTCGAGTCGGTCGCCCGCCGCGACGGCGAGGAGTGGGTGCTCAGCGGCACCAAGAAGTGGATCGGGAACGGCGCGTCGGGAGGAATCACGTTCGTGTGGGCCCGCGTGGATGACCCGGATGCGGCCGAGCACGGCGCCGTCCGATGCTTCCTCGTCGAGCAGACCACGCCCGGCTACACCGGCACGGTGATCACCGGCAAGGGGTCGCTCCGCGGCATCCACCAGGCGCACATCGTGTTCGACGAGGTGCGCCTTCCCGCCGAAGCGGTGCTCCCCGGTGCGCACACCTTCAAGGACGCCTCGATCGTTCTCTACTCCACCCGGTCGGGCGTCGCCTGGTCGGCGCTCGGGCACGCGACCGCCTGCTACGAGGCGGCGCTGTCGTACGCGCAGCAACGCGTGCAGTTCGGAAAGCCCCTCGCGAAGTTCCAGATGGTGCAGGAGCGGCTGACGCAGATGCTCGACGAGCTCACCGCCATGCAGCTCTACTGTCGGCGACTGGCTGACCTCGAGGCATCCGGGGATCTGCGTCCGACGCAGGCGTCGCTCGCGAAGTACCACAACACGCGCGCCGCGCGTCGAATCGCGTCGACCGCGCGCGATCTGCTGGGCGGCAACGGCATCCTGCTGGAGAACGGCGTCATGCAGCACCTCGCCGACATCGAGGCCATCCACACCTACGAGGGCACCGAGAGCGTGCAGGCGCTGCTCCTCGGCCGCGACATCACCGGCGTCAGCGCCTTCGTCTGA
- a CDS encoding ATP-dependent DNA ligase, translating to MRYVIPAPMLAKAVPQVPDAEGYLFEPKWDGFRVLAAWDGENVELGSRGAKPLTRYFPELVAALPEILPEPCLIDGEIVIPVGPSGAQRLDWEALSQRIHPAASRVATLSRETPALLIAFDLLARGDRDLQPEPFATRRMELVGLLGSVPPPVHVTRATADAGLARRWLADFEGAGLDGVMAKRLDAPYSPGKRTMGKIKHARTADVVALGYRVHKSGTGVGSLLVGLYDGDGMLRNVGGVSAFTDARRLALIDELEPLVQRNADGTPVGAETERSRFSGSKDVSFVPLRPERVLEVRYDQLEGMRFRHTVQFERWRPDRDARSCTFGQLDRVSAYDLADVLD from the coding sequence GTGCGGTACGTCATCCCGGCTCCGATGCTCGCCAAGGCGGTGCCGCAGGTACCGGATGCGGAGGGCTACCTCTTCGAGCCGAAGTGGGACGGGTTCCGCGTGCTCGCGGCGTGGGACGGCGAGAACGTTGAGCTCGGCTCGCGCGGTGCCAAACCGCTCACGCGATACTTCCCCGAGCTGGTCGCGGCGCTGCCCGAGATCCTGCCCGAGCCCTGCCTGATCGACGGCGAGATCGTGATCCCGGTCGGCCCGAGCGGGGCGCAGCGCCTCGATTGGGAGGCCCTCAGCCAGCGCATCCATCCCGCCGCTTCTCGAGTGGCGACGCTTTCGCGCGAGACTCCGGCGTTACTCATCGCGTTCGATCTGCTCGCCCGCGGCGACCGCGACCTGCAGCCCGAACCGTTCGCGACGCGGCGCATGGAACTCGTCGGCCTGCTCGGGTCGGTGCCGCCGCCGGTGCACGTGACGCGCGCGACCGCGGATGCGGGCCTCGCGCGCCGCTGGCTCGCGGACTTCGAGGGGGCGGGCCTGGACGGAGTCATGGCGAAACGGCTCGACGCACCCTACTCCCCCGGAAAACGCACGATGGGGAAGATCAAGCACGCCCGAACGGCCGACGTCGTCGCCCTCGGTTACCGCGTGCACAAGAGCGGGACGGGCGTCGGATCGCTGCTGGTCGGCCTCTACGACGGTGACGGGATGCTGCGGAACGTCGGCGGGGTTTCGGCCTTCACCGATGCGCGGCGCCTCGCGCTGATCGACGAACTCGAGCCGCTCGTGCAGCGGAACGCCGACGGCACCCCCGTCGGCGCCGAGACGGAGCGGTCGCGTTTCTCCGGGTCGAAGGACGTGTCATTCGTTCCGCTCCGACCGGAGCGCGTGCTCGAGGTGCGTTACGACCAGCTCGAGGGGATGCGGTTCCGGCACACGGTGCAGTTCGAGCGCTGGCGCCCCGACCGCGACGCGCGGTCGTGCACGTTCGGCCAGCTCGACCGGGTGTCGGCCTACGACCTCGCCGACGTCCTGGACTGA
- a CDS encoding NCS2 family permease, with amino-acid sequence MNHPAETPPASGRRGRIDRYFALTERGATIGGEVRAGVVTFVAMAYIVVLNPIILSGGTDVAGNTLGFAQVAATTALTAGVMTILFGLVARLPFAFAAGLGINSFLAVSVVGQVTWPEAMGLVLINGVIIVLLAVTGLRRRIFDAVPLALKTAITVGIGLFIAFIGLVNAGFVQSTGLSSPPVGLGTGGSIATVPTLMFVLTLLVSAVLMVRRVKGALLIGLVSGTVLSVIVEAIWHLGPRIGADGTVNPGGWSLTVPELPASVISLPDLSLIGQVSFGSFDRIGVLAATMLVFTLLFTNFFDAMGTFTGLSREAGLADERGNFPRLRSALVVEGLGAVAGGLTSSSSNTVFVESGTGIGEGARTGIANLVTGALFVLAMFVTPLTTIVPTEIASAALVLVGALMMSQIRHVDLTDPSVLIPVFLTVIIMPMTYSIADGIGAGFIAWVVVRSLTGAARTISPLLWVVAAGFVVFFARGPIEAVLGV; translated from the coding sequence GTGAACCATCCCGCCGAGACCCCACCCGCATCCGGCCGCCGAGGCCGAATCGACCGCTACTTCGCGCTCACCGAACGCGGAGCGACGATCGGCGGCGAGGTGCGCGCCGGAGTCGTGACCTTCGTGGCGATGGCCTACATCGTCGTGCTGAACCCGATCATCCTCTCCGGCGGAACGGATGTCGCCGGCAATACGCTCGGGTTCGCGCAGGTCGCGGCGACGACCGCGCTGACCGCGGGGGTCATGACGATCCTGTTCGGTCTCGTCGCCCGGCTGCCGTTCGCCTTCGCGGCGGGCCTCGGCATCAACTCATTCCTCGCCGTGAGCGTCGTCGGTCAGGTCACCTGGCCCGAGGCGATGGGGCTCGTCCTGATCAACGGTGTGATCATCGTGCTGCTGGCGGTGACGGGCCTGCGACGTCGGATCTTCGACGCCGTCCCGCTCGCGCTCAAGACGGCAATCACCGTCGGCATCGGCCTGTTCATCGCCTTCATCGGTCTCGTCAACGCCGGATTCGTGCAGTCCACCGGGCTGTCCTCTCCCCCGGTCGGGCTCGGCACGGGCGGCTCGATCGCGACCGTCCCGACCCTCATGTTCGTGCTGACGCTGCTCGTGAGCGCCGTGCTGATGGTGCGGCGCGTCAAGGGCGCGCTCCTGATCGGGCTCGTGAGCGGCACGGTCCTCTCGGTCATCGTCGAGGCCATCTGGCACCTCGGCCCGCGCATCGGAGCGGACGGCACCGTGAACCCCGGCGGCTGGTCGCTCACCGTGCCGGAGCTGCCCGCATCCGTCATCAGCCTGCCCGATCTCAGCCTGATCGGTCAGGTCAGCTTCGGGTCCTTCGACCGCATCGGCGTGCTCGCCGCGACCATGCTCGTGTTCACCCTGCTGTTCACGAACTTCTTCGACGCCATGGGCACGTTCACCGGCCTCAGCCGTGAGGCCGGACTCGCCGATGAGCGCGGCAACTTCCCGCGCCTGCGCTCGGCGCTCGTCGTCGAGGGCCTCGGCGCCGTGGCGGGCGGGCTCACCTCATCCTCGTCGAACACGGTGTTCGTGGAGTCCGGCACGGGGATCGGCGAGGGCGCGCGCACGGGAATCGCGAACCTGGTAACGGGGGCGCTGTTCGTGCTGGCGATGTTCGTCACTCCGCTCACGACGATCGTCCCGACCGAGATCGCGTCGGCCGCGCTCGTGCTCGTCGGCGCGCTGATGATGAGCCAGATCCGGCACGTCGACCTCACCGACCCGTCGGTGCTGATCCCGGTGTTCCTGACGGTCATCATCATGCCGATGACCTACTCGATCGCCGACGGCATCGGCGCGGGCTTCATCGCGTGGGTCGTGGTCCGGTCGCTGACCGGTGCCGCCCGCACGATCAGCCCACTCCTGTGGGTCGTCGCGGCCGGCTTCGTCGTCTTCTTCGCCCGGGGCCCGATCGAGGCCGTGCTCGGCGTCTGA
- a CDS encoding nitroreductase family deazaflavin-dependent oxidoreductase, whose product MPLTGEYKPSTSEWARTQAEKYEASGGTEANELRGVPIIVLTTVGAKSGALRKTALMRVEHDGAYLVVASKGGAPDEPAWGANIRKNSHVELQDGADRRDYTARLLEDGPERDEWWNRAARVWPDYNEYQKKTDRQIAIFVLEPRDA is encoded by the coding sequence ATGCCGCTAACCGGAGAGTACAAGCCCAGCACGAGCGAGTGGGCCCGCACCCAGGCCGAGAAGTACGAGGCGTCGGGAGGGACCGAAGCGAACGAGCTGCGGGGTGTGCCGATCATCGTGCTCACGACCGTCGGCGCCAAGTCGGGGGCACTGCGCAAGACCGCGCTCATGCGCGTCGAGCACGACGGGGCGTACCTCGTCGTCGCCTCGAAGGGCGGCGCACCGGACGAGCCCGCGTGGGGCGCCAACATCCGCAAGAACTCGCACGTCGAACTGCAGGATGGCGCCGACCGCCGCGACTACACCGCGCGCCTGCTCGAGGACGGCCCCGAGCGCGACGAGTGGTGGAACCGCGCCGCGCGGGTCTGGCCGGACTACAACGAGTACCAGAAGAAGACCGACCGCCAGATCGCGATCTTCGTGCTCGAGCCCCGCGACGCCTGA